The following proteins are co-located in the Eleginops maclovinus isolate JMC-PN-2008 ecotype Puerto Natales chromosome 1, JC_Emac_rtc_rv5, whole genome shotgun sequence genome:
- the LOC134867769 gene encoding potassium channel subfamily K member 15-like — MPTPRMKKQNIRTLSLILCMFSYLLVGAAVFDALESESESSRRRILEQKRNEMKKKYRFSEDDYYEIERVVLQAEPHRAGRQWKFAGSFYFAITVITTIGYGHAAPGTDAGKVFCMFYAVLGIPLTLVMFQSLGERMNTFVRYLLHKVKQCLGCRRTEVSMENMVLVGFLSCIGTLCVGAAAFSHFERWSFFHAYYYCFITLTTIGFGDFVALQKKEDLQEKTPYVAFSFMYILVGLTVIGAFLNLVVLRFLTMNTEDERRDAQERASLKRDRGLLDGSLSLHVVEQSRGNYRERNRSNAVQSRSHSTLFLPMGEGTSRTNLIATPAEDQERRRSPCRHRLRFQIKAGRDRPESSLSSLCSCVCYRLGICDSPLMSHGEHHGCHINSVYYNSVSYRIQGCSPGSRDNTGLSSPGSTLSPGHSFREFSRLRRKSV, encoded by the exons ATGCCGACACCGAGGATGAAGAAGCAAAACATCCGGACCCTGTCGCTCATCCTCTGCATGTTCTCCTACCTGCTGGTGGGCGCCGCGGTGTTTGACGCGCTGGAGTCAGAGTCGGAGAGCTCCCGTAGACGCATCTTGGAGCAGAAGCGCAACGAGATGAAGAAGAAGTACCGCTTCTCCGAAGACGACTACTACGAAATCGAGCGAGTGGTGCTGCAAGCTGAGCCCCATCGAGCCGGAAGACAGTGGAAATTTGCTGGCTCTTTTTACTTTGCCATTACAGTCATTACCACCATTG GTTATGGACATGCAGCTCCAGGCACAGATGCAGGAAAGGTCTTCTGCATGTTTTACGCTGTACTGGGTATTCCTCTGACTTTGGTCATGTTCCAGAGCCTGGGAGAAAGGATGAACACTTTTGTCCGCTATCTTCTACATAAGGTCAAGCAGTGCCTGGGCTGTCGCCGCACCGAGGTATCCATGGAGAACATGGTGCTGGTGGGCTTCCTGTCCTGCATTGGAACACTGTGTGTTGGGGCTGCAGCTTTCTCACACTTTGAGAGATGGAGCTTCTTCCACGCTTACTACTACTGCTTCATCACACTCACCACTATTGGCTTTGGGGACTTTGTGGCCCTGCAGAAGAAGGAGGACCTCCAGGAGAAAACCCCATACGTGGCGTTCAGCTTCATGTACATTCTGGTGGGGCTAACTGTCATTGGGGCCTTCCTGAACTTGGTGGTGCTTCGTTTCCTCACCATGAACACTGAGGATGAGCGGAGGGATGCTCAGGAGAGGGCCTCACTGAAGAGGGACAGAGGGCTTTTAGATGGCTCTCTGAGTCTTCATGTTGTAGAACAGAGCAGAGGCAActacagagagaggaacaggagCAACGCGGTGCAAAGTCGAAGCCACAGTACGCTCTTCCTCCCGATGGGGGAAGGAACCAGCCGCACTAACCTCATTGCTACCCCAGCAGAGGAccaggagagaagaagaagcccCTGCAGACACAGGCTGCGTTTTCAGATCAAGGCAGGCAGAGACAGGCCAGAGTCCAGCCTCAGCTCCCTCTGCTCCTGTGTGTGCTACCGTTTGGGGATTTGTGACAGTCCTCTTATGTCCCACGGTGAACACCACGGCTGCCATATCAATTCTGTTTATTACAACTCAGTGTCCTACAGGATTCAGGGCTGCTCTCCGGGCTCCAGGGACAATACTGGACTCTCTTCCCCAGGAAGCACGCTCTCTCCTGGGCACAGCTTCCGTGAGTTCTCTCGTTTGAGGAGAAAGTCGGTTTAA
- the ogfr gene encoding opioid growth factor receptor: MEDDCVCEYDSTWDTESDGDDPAGESQTRRSCQDKNKSAWNLWHHTPRNMRAAKDMQNYRRGYPNLTDDECSEDKMNNLQFYLNKFPSAPDDVYIESFHKEWKNDYKRLERVHSYIQWLFPLREPGVNYMASELTKKEIEAFKKNEDAKKRLVESYELMLGFYGMRLVNKETGEVKRADNWKERFGNLERNMHNNLRITRILKSLGELGFEHYQAPLVRFFLEETLVKKTLSSVKRSVLDYFLFAVLDKQKRQDLLRFAYLHFEPKDKFVWCPKKIQKQLRKAEKRSDGVGNGDGKDESTLRSKSKDGEAVVQQKEDELDNKAQNETDKTASKDKSKLSEASPEKTKPEAENVGNGNTESNDEIVENGNDSTDDVDEMDQSPSPDSATAKAEPCADSKETLANNSKDPIPEPDVIMQTDEDADTKKPPKKKREDDKVLPSNGPAGDSASEQTEEKAGANKATGQTSTSAQAPAKTAKHSPSLSSGIEEKIPRTDFNQVPDKKEKEETSNVLATNGSETSADKGAAEQTNGKKTEDIEMDSIPLCSDQNMGSS, translated from the exons atggaGGACGACTGTGTTTGCGAGTACGACTCGACCTGGGACACAGAGAGTGATGGAGACGACCCGGCCGGAGAGAGCCAGACCCGACGGTCCTgccaagacaaaaacaaatccgCCTGGAATTTA TGGCATCACACGCCCAGGAACATGAGAGCAGCAAAGGACATGCAGAACTACAGGAGGGGATATCCG AATCTTACAGATGACGAGTGCTCAGAAGACAAAATGAACAATTTGCAGTTTTATCTGAATAAATTTCCCTCTGCACCTGATg ATGTCTACATTGAATCATTTCATAAAGAGTGGAAAAATGACTACAAGAGACTGGAGAGAGTTCACTCGTACATTCAGTG GCTGTTTCCACTGCGTGAGCCGGGGGTTAATTACATGGCTTCAGAACTTACCAAGAAGGAAATTGAA GCCTTCAAGAAGAATGAGGATGCCAAAAAGAGACTAGTCGAGTCCTATGAACTCATGTTGGGCTTCTATGGAATGCGCTTGGTCAACAAAGAGACGGGTGAAGTCAAACGAGCAGATAATTGGAAGGAGCGATTTGGAAACCTTGAAcg GAATATGCACAACAACCTGCGCATCACTCGCATCCTGAAGAGCCTCGGAGAGCTGGGCTTTGAGCACTACCAGGCCCCACTCGTGCGCTTCTTTCTAGAAGAGACATTAGTCAAGAAGACCCTCAGCAGTGTGAAGCGCAGCGTGCTCgactacttcctgtttgctgtCCTGGACAAGCAGAAACGTCAGGATCTTCTGCGCTTTGCCTACCTTCACTTTGAACCAAAGGATAAGTTTGTGTGGTGTCCCAAAAAAATCCAGAAACAACTCAGGAAGGCAGAGAAAAGATCTGACGGTGTAGGGAATGGAGATGGAAAGGATGAGTCCACATTACGAAGTAAAAGCAAAGATGGAGAAGCAGTTGTGCAACAAAAAGAGGATGAACTTGATAACAAGGCTCAGAATGAAACTGATAAAACGGCAAGTAAAGACAAGAGCAAACTGTCGGAGGCGTCCCCTGAGAAAACAAAACCAGAAGCAGAGAATGTCGGAAATGGGAACACAGAGTCTAATGATGAAATTGTGGAGAATGGAAATGACTCCACAGATGATGTTGACGAAATGGATCAGTCGCCCAGTCCTGACTCTGCGACGGCAAAGGCAGAGCCCTGTGCAGACAGCAAGGAAACATTAGCCAACAACTCAAAGGACCCCATCCCGGAACCAGATGTCATTATGCAAACAGATGAGGATGCAGACACGAAAAAACCaccgaagaagaagagagaagatgACAAGGTGCTGCCAAGCAACGGCCCTGCTGGGGACTCTGCCAGCGAGCAGACGGAGGAGAAAGCTGGTGCTAATAAAGCCACCGGTCAAACGAGCACCTCAGCCCAAGCCCCCGCTAAGACCGCAAAACAttcaccctctctctcctctgggaTAGAGGAAAAAATCCCAAGGACTGATTTTAATCAAGTGCCAGAtaagaaggaaaaggaagaaacGTCAAATGTGTTGGCGACAAATGGGTCAGAGACGAGCGCCGACAAAGGTGCGGCTGAGCAGACAAACGGGAAGAAGACGGAGGATATAGAAATGGATTCAATCCCGCTGTGTTCAGATCAAAATATGGGGAGTTCATGA